A window of the Natronomonas salina genome harbors these coding sequences:
- a CDS encoding DUF7537 family lipoprotein has translation MGDEQRFTRRNLLATGAVATSLLAGCTGGDDPGADAGEDEQPDAASGTPTSTPAAPTLEEFEYPEGASQTEVDGSTLSDTHRTAITDAKSLTVELDEQRSYDGHGQSESVTKRWGSAGVSVVTDGDVTETLWSPSGEQVGYVQMDSGFDQRYRIDNQAPTAESVSEVSRFGALVAGVSWGEATEVKEDAAGNYAAVYEAEGVADEQKLSDIVFGEVTDLSASVAVSQAGYVSELSYDLTVDQDGSTVQEAVEATVTAVGETDIQAPDWLETAEEEGVQFEMQLVEDGEVIELEMVNGTEVPGKAQVNVSSGSNFGHSRLPEAVSVGDRVNLALPADRELSVGVNEVPPESAPLDRFVNVRLQLEQFLLFEGEIHR, from the coding sequence ATGGGAGACGAACAGCGGTTCACGAGACGGAACCTCTTAGCGACGGGTGCGGTAGCAACTAGTTTGCTCGCAGGGTGTACTGGTGGGGACGATCCTGGCGCGGACGCTGGGGAGGACGAGCAACCTGACGCGGCTTCCGGGACACCTACTTCGACGCCTGCAGCACCGACGCTGGAGGAATTCGAGTACCCCGAGGGTGCATCGCAGACCGAAGTGGACGGGTCCACTCTCTCGGATACACACAGGACCGCGATCACTGACGCCAAGTCGCTCACGGTGGAACTGGACGAGCAGCGTTCGTACGACGGTCACGGCCAGTCCGAATCGGTCACCAAGCGATGGGGCTCCGCGGGCGTCTCGGTAGTGACCGACGGCGACGTGACCGAGACGCTGTGGTCGCCGTCCGGGGAGCAAGTCGGATACGTCCAGATGGACTCCGGCTTCGACCAGCGATACCGGATCGACAATCAGGCGCCCACGGCCGAATCGGTCTCCGAGGTGTCACGGTTCGGAGCCCTGGTTGCCGGAGTCTCCTGGGGCGAGGCGACCGAGGTCAAGGAAGACGCTGCTGGCAACTACGCCGCCGTCTACGAGGCCGAGGGCGTCGCCGACGAGCAGAAGCTCTCAGATATCGTCTTCGGTGAGGTGACGGACCTCTCGGCGTCGGTCGCCGTGAGCCAAGCCGGCTACGTCAGCGAACTCAGCTACGACCTGACGGTCGATCAGGACGGTTCGACGGTGCAGGAAGCAGTCGAGGCGACGGTCACTGCTGTCGGGGAGACCGACATCCAGGCGCCCGACTGGCTGGAAACGGCCGAGGAGGAAGGCGTCCAGTTCGAGATGCAGCTCGTCGAGGACGGCGAGGTGATCGAATTAGAGATGGTCAACGGGACCGAGGTACCCGGCAAGGCACAGGTCAACGTGTCATCTGGAAGCAATTTCGGCCATTCCAGGCTCCCCGAAGCAGTTTCGGTCGGCGACCGGGTGAACCTGGCGCTACCCGCCGACCGCGAACTGTCGGTCGGCGTCAACGAGGTGCCCCCGGAGAGCGCGCCGCTCGACCGGTTCGTCAACGTCAGACTCCAGTTAGAGCAGTTCCTGCTCTTCGAGGGGGAGATACACCGGTAA
- a CDS encoding SDR family oxidoreductase: MVEKATLDGRTAIVTGASSGIGQETAHALADAGADVALAARRRERLETLADEVESETDAEALVVPTNVRNEDEVEELVETTVAEFGGLDLLVNNAGTAAGSEVASMATEEYRTMMEVNVDGMFFATRAALPHLRESGGTLIFVGSFAGKYPRPFNPVYAASKWWTRGFAQSVSAQVGDDDVGVTVVNPSEVRTEFGSEYGESFEERFDEGEVTEPEEIAEAIRYAAGQSPSMAAEIDLYRRDKFTMF; the protein is encoded by the coding sequence ATGGTCGAGAAGGCGACGCTGGACGGTCGAACCGCCATCGTGACCGGTGCGAGCTCCGGCATCGGACAGGAGACCGCGCACGCCCTCGCGGATGCGGGCGCCGACGTGGCGCTCGCCGCGCGGCGGCGCGAACGCCTCGAGACGCTGGCCGACGAGGTGGAATCGGAGACGGACGCCGAGGCGCTCGTCGTGCCCACGAACGTCCGGAACGAGGACGAGGTCGAGGAACTCGTCGAGACCACCGTCGCGGAGTTCGGCGGGCTGGACCTGCTGGTCAACAACGCCGGCACCGCGGCCGGCAGCGAGGTGGCGTCGATGGCGACGGAGGAGTACCGGACGATGATGGAGGTCAACGTCGACGGGATGTTCTTCGCGACCCGGGCGGCGCTGCCGCACCTTCGCGAATCCGGGGGTACCCTGATCTTCGTCGGCAGCTTCGCGGGCAAGTACCCGCGGCCGTTCAACCCCGTCTACGCGGCGAGCAAGTGGTGGACCCGCGGGTTCGCCCAGAGCGTCTCCGCGCAGGTCGGCGACGACGACGTCGGCGTGACGGTCGTCAACCCCTCGGAGGTCCGCACCGAGTTCGGCTCCGAGTACGGTGAGTCCTTCGAGGAGCGCTTCGACGAGGGCGAGGTGACCGAACCGGAGGAGATCGCGGAGGCCATCCGCTACGCGGCCGGGCAGAGCCCCTCGATGGCGGCGGAGATCGACCTCTACCGCCGGGACAAGTTCACGATGTTCTGA
- a CDS encoding glutathione S-transferase N-terminal domain-containing protein: protein MLELYQAEGCPHSQDVREKLTDLGASYVIHNPRLPGDEGGDVKNEQTHAELTAIGGEDTIPFLVDTDRRRETRYDSDDIVAYLEEHYA from the coding sequence ATGCTCGAACTCTACCAGGCGGAGGGCTGTCCGCACTCCCAGGACGTCCGCGAGAAGCTGACCGACCTCGGCGCCTCCTACGTGATCCATAACCCCCGGCTGCCGGGCGACGAGGGCGGCGACGTCAAGAACGAGCAGACCCACGCCGAACTGACCGCCATCGGCGGCGAGGACACGATCCCGTTCCTCGTCGACACCGACCGCCGCCGGGAGACGCGCTACGACAGCGACGATATCGTCGCGTACCTGGAGGAGCACTACGCGTAG
- a CDS encoding aminopeptidase — MDPRIREHAEIIVDHSTDVQAGDNVVISAPGEAEDLAVALHEVVGDRGATPVYLANDSRAERAYLRAVDDDEFETPTHLQSLYEDTDVLIRVRAEANATEQSDVAPETQAEQSKATRPVQEVALSKRWCLTQFPSKGSAQLAGMSTEAYENFVWDAVNKDWDAQREHQAQMVDILDPASEVRIVSGDTTDVTMSVDGMSTLNDYAEKNLPGGEVFTAPVADSVEGEVLFDKPLYYQGREITGAHLVFEGGEVVEHSADQNEELLTEVLNTDDGARRLGELGIGMNRDIDRFTYNMLFDEKMGDTVHMAVGRAYDECVGDDREANESAVHVDMIVDMAEDSYIEVDGEVVQRDGTFRFEDGFDG, encoded by the coding sequence ATGGACCCGCGCATCCGCGAACACGCCGAGATCATCGTCGACCACTCGACGGACGTCCAGGCGGGCGACAACGTCGTGATCAGCGCCCCCGGCGAGGCCGAGGACCTCGCCGTCGCGCTCCACGAGGTCGTCGGCGACCGCGGCGCCACGCCGGTGTACCTCGCGAACGACAGCCGCGCCGAGCGGGCGTACCTCCGGGCGGTCGACGACGACGAATTCGAGACGCCGACGCACCTGCAGTCGCTCTACGAGGACACGGACGTCCTCATCCGCGTGCGGGCGGAGGCGAACGCGACCGAGCAGAGCGACGTCGCCCCGGAGACGCAGGCCGAGCAGTCGAAGGCCACCCGGCCCGTCCAGGAGGTCGCCCTCTCGAAGCGCTGGTGTCTCACGCAGTTCCCCTCGAAGGGCAGCGCCCAGCTCGCGGGGATGAGCACCGAGGCCTACGAGAACTTCGTCTGGGACGCCGTCAACAAGGACTGGGACGCCCAGCGGGAGCACCAGGCGCAGATGGTCGACATCCTCGACCCGGCCAGCGAGGTGCGCATCGTCAGCGGCGACACCACCGACGTGACGATGTCGGTCGACGGGATGTCGACGCTGAACGACTACGCCGAGAAGAACCTCCCCGGCGGCGAGGTCTTCACCGCGCCGGTCGCCGACAGCGTCGAGGGAGAGGTGCTGTTCGACAAGCCGCTGTACTACCAGGGCCGGGAGATAACGGGCGCCCACCTCGTCTTCGAGGGCGGCGAGGTCGTCGAGCACTCGGCCGACCAGAACGAGGAGTTGCTCACCGAGGTGCTGAACACCGACGACGGCGCCCGCCGCCTCGGCGAGCTCGGCATCGGGATGAACCGCGACATCGACCGGTTCACCTACAACATGCTGTTCGACGAGAAGATGGGCGACACCGTCCACATGGCGGTCGGCCGCGCCTACGATGAGTGCGTCGGCGACGACCGCGAGGCCAACGAGTCGGCGGTCCACGTCGACATGATCGTCGACATGGCCGAGGACTCCTACATCGAGGTCGACGGCGAAGTCGTGCAGCGCGACGGGACGTTCAGATTCGAAGACGGGTTCGACGGGTAG